Proteins encoded by one window of Rhodamnia argentea isolate NSW1041297 chromosome 6, ASM2092103v1, whole genome shotgun sequence:
- the LOC115734133 gene encoding kinesin-like protein KIF27 isoform X2 — MDEISGELKRAESQRETLFKAFQQVQSQASSVLSFTLQWKDLEERFDGIRGSLERRAKELDEGQRSLAERAREVESREDGLRSAWQRVEECEEEVRKKKMDLRSVETRLEECRDEHRKKESELILKRDALTECDSLLRDKEEELRYLMHATDECCRDYGSKKEEVELLRQELDLKEKKVESVQSLLEENARELGAKVDKLGSVQAKLEEVAKALELKSGELNAVQASIKVRNLELASKKRQLESIQIDIAESAEQLRLKEQELAFIQTSTLECAKALESKNKQYDLIQESITECSQELESKTRQLDSVQKRSRECVAELGLKEKKLYKLDVSIGEHSQLLEMKKKECNEQCMELELLRQRLDSTEKSIEKCSPEMDLRERSSGRSGVMAQNWKDQYGPVLASCVNPQSTIAFDGKKMQMFIYQHFHELNRVCHKVLEIIKTSANAAKLVVDAMEGFYPQNSGNGDELLDIGVIRRSCIFLLENFIRSSVEIKPQQREAAMKLAVEWKGKLKFSLSQEYSLEVWDFLKLLEAYKLASAFNANEIHDLLNYVSQFQVAQELQQVPGSSAVPPGSFGYSQHWLRETEEPENFAVSNAGDSSVVNPPLPTVSARKDMQLVHTEVLNENAMICKEISHKLQNSSDPAKLVLDVFAGSYTQYSNRAMKLAREWKAKLSNKPESGLEVLVFQNFLAAYNLVSLLNDSEILKLAEIVSQKNDTSLLGQITAHQLAYLLLSPECISSRPD; from the exons ATGGACGAAATCTCCGGCGAGCTGAAGCGGGCGGAGTCGCAGAGGGAGACCCTTTTCAAGGCGTTCCAGCAAGTGCAGTCTCAGGCGTCCTCTGTCCTCTCGTTCACGCTCCAGTGGAAGGACCTGGAGGAGCGCTTCGATGGCATCCGCGGATCGCTCGAGCGCCGCGCCAAGGAGCTCGACGAGGGCCAGAGGTCGCTCGCGGAGCGTGCCCGCGAGGTCGAGTCGCGGGAGGACGGGCTGCGGTCGGCGTGGCAGAGGGTCGAGGAGTGCGAGGAGGAGGtccggaagaagaagatggacctGAGGTCGGTGGAGACGCGGCTCGAGGAATGCAGGGATGAACATAGGAAGAAGGAGAGTGAACTGATTCTGAAGCGAGACGCACTTACCGAGTGTGACTCTCTGCTCAGGgacaaggaggaggagctgcGATATTTAATGCACGCAACTGATGAATGCTGCCGGGATTACGGttcgaagaaggaggaggtggagtTGCTGCGACAGGAATTGGActtgaaggagaagaaagtCGAGTCAGTGCAGAGTTTGCTCGAGGAAAATGCTCGTGAACTCGGCGCGAAAGTGGACAAGTTGGGTTCAGTCCAGGCAAAACTAGAAGAGGTTGCCAAAGCTCTTGAGTTGAAAAGTGGGGAATTGAATGCGGTCCAAGCATCTATCAAAGTCCGAAATCTTGAGCTTGCCTCGAAAAAGAGACAGCTAGAGTCCATCCAAATTGATATTGCAGAGAGTGCAGAGCAACTCCGTTTGAAAGAGCAAGAGTTAGCTTTCATTCAAACCTCAACTCTTGAATGCGCCAAGGCCCTCGAgtccaaaaataaacaatatgaTTTGATACAAGAATCCATTACTGAATGCTCTCAAGAGCTTGAGTCTAAAACAAGGCAGCTGGATTCCGTTCAGAAGAGAAGCAGGGAATGCGTCGCAGAGCTTGGacttaaagaaaagaaactttatAAGCTTGACGTGTCAATTGGAGAACACTCTCAGCtacttgaaatgaaaaagaaagaatgtaaTGAGCAATGTATGGAGCTGGAATTGTTGCGGCAACGGCTTGATTCAACTGAAAAATCAATTGAGAAGTGCTCCCCGGAAATGGATTTGAGAGAGAGGAGTAGTGGCCGTTCTGGGGTAATGGCGCAAAATTGGAAAGACCAATATGGACCTGTTCTGGCTTCATGTGTAAATCCTCAATCCACAATCGCTTTTGATGGAAAGAAAATGCAGATGTTCATATATCAACATTTTCACGAGCTCAATAGAGTGTGCCATAAGGTGCTGGAGATTATTAAAACATCAGCTAATGCTGCAAAGTTGGTCGTAGATGCCATGGAAGGGTTTTACCCCCAGAATTCAGGGAATGGAGATGAGTTATTAGATATTGGGGTGATTAGAAGGAGTTGTATCTTCCTGTTGGAGAATTTCATACGATCTTCAGTGGAGATTAAGCCTCAGCAGAGGGAAGCTGCAATGAAACTGGCTGTTGAATGGAAAGGGAAGCTGAAATTTTCCCTATCACAGGAGTATTCTTTGGAGGTCTGGgattttttgaagcttttagaGGCATATAAGCTAGCTTCTGCGTTCAACGCAAATGAAATTCATGATCTTCTCAATTATGTGTCACAGTTTCAAGTAGCACAGGAATTGCAACAGGTCCCTGGCTCTTCAGCCGTGCCGCCTG GTTCTTTTGGATATAGTCAACATTGGCTAAGAGAGACGGAGGAACCAGAAAATTTTGCTGTGAGCAATGCAGGTGATTCTTCTGTTGTTAATCCACCACTACCAACTGTCTCAGCTAGAAAAGATATGCAGCTTGTTCACACTGAGGTTTTGAATGAGAATGCTATGATATGCAAAGAAATCTCACATAAACTGCAAAACTCATCTGACCCTGCAAAACTTGTTCTGGATGTTTTTGCGGGGTCTTATACTCAATATTCAAACA GAGCGATGAAGCTGGCTAGGGAATGGAAAGCAAAACTGTCAAATAAACCCGAGAGCGGTTTGGAGGTTTTggtatttcaaaatttcttggcAGCATACAATTTGGTTTCTTTGCTAAATGACAGTGAGATTCTAAAACTAGCGGAAATTGTGTCACAGAAAAATGACACTTCGCTGCTGGGCCAGATTACAG CGCACCAGCTAGCCTACCTGCTTCTCTCTCCAGAGTGCATCAGCAGCCGCCCGGATTGA
- the LOC115734133 gene encoding uncharacterized protein LOC115734133 isoform X1, protein MDEISGELKRAESQRETLFKAFQQVQSQASSVLSFTLQWKDLEERFDGIRGSLERRAKELDEGQRSLAERAREVESREDGLRSAWQRVEECEEEVRKKKMDLRSVETRLEECRDEHRKKESELILKRDALTECDSLLRDKEEELRYLMHATDECCRDYGSKKEEVELLRQELDLKEKKVESVQSLLEENARELGAKVDKLGSVQAKLEEVAKALELKSGELNAVQASIKVRNLELASKKRQLESIQIDIAESAEQLRLKEQELAFIQTSTLECAKALESKNKQYDLIQESITECSQELESKTRQLDSVQKRSRECVAELGLKEKKLYKLDVSIGEHSQLLEMKKKECNEQCMELELLRQRLDSTEKSIEKCSPEMDLRERSSGRSGVMAQNWKDQYGPVLASCVNPQSTIAFDGKKMQMFIYQHFHELNRVCHKVLEIIKTSANAAKLVVDAMEGFYPQNSGNGDELLDIGVIRRSCIFLLENFIRSSVEIKPQQREAAMKLAVEWKGKLKFSLSQEYSLEVWDFLKLLEAYKLASAFNANEIHDLLNYVSQFQVAQELQQVPGSSAVPPGSFGYSQHWLRETEEPENFAVSNAGDSSVVNPPLPTVSARKDMQLVHTEVLNENAMICKEISHKLQNSSDPAKLVLDVFAGSYTQYSNSKDMNLETDILRSQIVLLEQLVRISPTVTHEVKEGAMKLAREWKAKLSNKPESGLEVLVFQNFLAAYNLVSLLNDSEILKLAEIVSQKNDTSLLGQITAHQLAYLLLSPECISSRPD, encoded by the exons ATGGACGAAATCTCCGGCGAGCTGAAGCGGGCGGAGTCGCAGAGGGAGACCCTTTTCAAGGCGTTCCAGCAAGTGCAGTCTCAGGCGTCCTCTGTCCTCTCGTTCACGCTCCAGTGGAAGGACCTGGAGGAGCGCTTCGATGGCATCCGCGGATCGCTCGAGCGCCGCGCCAAGGAGCTCGACGAGGGCCAGAGGTCGCTCGCGGAGCGTGCCCGCGAGGTCGAGTCGCGGGAGGACGGGCTGCGGTCGGCGTGGCAGAGGGTCGAGGAGTGCGAGGAGGAGGtccggaagaagaagatggacctGAGGTCGGTGGAGACGCGGCTCGAGGAATGCAGGGATGAACATAGGAAGAAGGAGAGTGAACTGATTCTGAAGCGAGACGCACTTACCGAGTGTGACTCTCTGCTCAGGgacaaggaggaggagctgcGATATTTAATGCACGCAACTGATGAATGCTGCCGGGATTACGGttcgaagaaggaggaggtggagtTGCTGCGACAGGAATTGGActtgaaggagaagaaagtCGAGTCAGTGCAGAGTTTGCTCGAGGAAAATGCTCGTGAACTCGGCGCGAAAGTGGACAAGTTGGGTTCAGTCCAGGCAAAACTAGAAGAGGTTGCCAAAGCTCTTGAGTTGAAAAGTGGGGAATTGAATGCGGTCCAAGCATCTATCAAAGTCCGAAATCTTGAGCTTGCCTCGAAAAAGAGACAGCTAGAGTCCATCCAAATTGATATTGCAGAGAGTGCAGAGCAACTCCGTTTGAAAGAGCAAGAGTTAGCTTTCATTCAAACCTCAACTCTTGAATGCGCCAAGGCCCTCGAgtccaaaaataaacaatatgaTTTGATACAAGAATCCATTACTGAATGCTCTCAAGAGCTTGAGTCTAAAACAAGGCAGCTGGATTCCGTTCAGAAGAGAAGCAGGGAATGCGTCGCAGAGCTTGGacttaaagaaaagaaactttatAAGCTTGACGTGTCAATTGGAGAACACTCTCAGCtacttgaaatgaaaaagaaagaatgtaaTGAGCAATGTATGGAGCTGGAATTGTTGCGGCAACGGCTTGATTCAACTGAAAAATCAATTGAGAAGTGCTCCCCGGAAATGGATTTGAGAGAGAGGAGTAGTGGCCGTTCTGGGGTAATGGCGCAAAATTGGAAAGACCAATATGGACCTGTTCTGGCTTCATGTGTAAATCCTCAATCCACAATCGCTTTTGATGGAAAGAAAATGCAGATGTTCATATATCAACATTTTCACGAGCTCAATAGAGTGTGCCATAAGGTGCTGGAGATTATTAAAACATCAGCTAATGCTGCAAAGTTGGTCGTAGATGCCATGGAAGGGTTTTACCCCCAGAATTCAGGGAATGGAGATGAGTTATTAGATATTGGGGTGATTAGAAGGAGTTGTATCTTCCTGTTGGAGAATTTCATACGATCTTCAGTGGAGATTAAGCCTCAGCAGAGGGAAGCTGCAATGAAACTGGCTGTTGAATGGAAAGGGAAGCTGAAATTTTCCCTATCACAGGAGTATTCTTTGGAGGTCTGGgattttttgaagcttttagaGGCATATAAGCTAGCTTCTGCGTTCAACGCAAATGAAATTCATGATCTTCTCAATTATGTGTCACAGTTTCAAGTAGCACAGGAATTGCAACAGGTCCCTGGCTCTTCAGCCGTGCCGCCTG GTTCTTTTGGATATAGTCAACATTGGCTAAGAGAGACGGAGGAACCAGAAAATTTTGCTGTGAGCAATGCAGGTGATTCTTCTGTTGTTAATCCACCACTACCAACTGTCTCAGCTAGAAAAGATATGCAGCTTGTTCACACTGAGGTTTTGAATGAGAATGCTATGATATGCAAAGAAATCTCACATAAACTGCAAAACTCATCTGACCCTGCAAAACTTGTTCTGGATGTTTTTGCGGGGTCTTATACTCAATATTCAAACAGTAAGGATATGAATTTGGAGACAGACATTTTGAGGAGTCAAATTGTTCTATTAGAGCAGCTGGTGAGAATTTCGCCTACAGTAACGCATGAGGTTAAAGAAGGAGCGATGAAGCTGGCTAGGGAATGGAAAGCAAAACTGTCAAATAAACCCGAGAGCGGTTTGGAGGTTTTggtatttcaaaatttcttggcAGCATACAATTTGGTTTCTTTGCTAAATGACAGTGAGATTCTAAAACTAGCGGAAATTGTGTCACAGAAAAATGACACTTCGCTGCTGGGCCAGATTACAG CGCACCAGCTAGCCTACCTGCTTCTCTCTCCAGAGTGCATCAGCAGCCGCCCGGATTGA
- the LOC115734133 gene encoding nuclear matrix constituent protein 1a-like isoform X3, with translation MDEISGELKRAESQRETLFKAFQQVQSQASSVLSFTLQWKDLEERFDGIRGSLERRAKELDEGQRSLAERAREVESREDGLRSAWQRVEECEEEVRKKKMDLRSVETRLEECRDEHRKKESELILKRDALTECDSLLRDKEEELRYLMHATDECCRDYGSKKEEVELLRQELDLKEKKVESVQSLLEENARELGAKVDKLGSVQAKLEEVAKALELKSGELNAVQASIKVRNLELASKKRQLESIQIDIAESAEQLRLKEQELAFIQTSTLECAKALESKNKQYDLIQESITECSQELESKTRQLDSVQKRSRECVAELGLKEKKLYKLDVSIGEHSQLLEMKKKECNEQCMELELLRQRLDSTEKSIEKCSPEMDLRERSSGRSGVMAQNWKDQYGPVLASCVNPQSTIAFDGKKMQMFIYQHFHELNRVCHKVLEIIKTSANAAKLVVDAMEGFYPQNSGNGDELLDIGVIRRSCIFLLENFIRSSVEIKPQQREAAMKLAVEWKGKLKFSLSQEYSLEVWDFLKLLEAYKLASAFNANEIHDLLNYVSQFQVAQELQQVPGSSAVPPGSFGYSQHWLRETEEPENFAVSNAGDSSVVNPPLPTVSARKDMQLVHTEVLNENAMICKEISHKLQNSSDPAKLVLDVFAGSYTQYSNSKDMNLETDILRSQIVLLEQLRTS, from the exons ATGGACGAAATCTCCGGCGAGCTGAAGCGGGCGGAGTCGCAGAGGGAGACCCTTTTCAAGGCGTTCCAGCAAGTGCAGTCTCAGGCGTCCTCTGTCCTCTCGTTCACGCTCCAGTGGAAGGACCTGGAGGAGCGCTTCGATGGCATCCGCGGATCGCTCGAGCGCCGCGCCAAGGAGCTCGACGAGGGCCAGAGGTCGCTCGCGGAGCGTGCCCGCGAGGTCGAGTCGCGGGAGGACGGGCTGCGGTCGGCGTGGCAGAGGGTCGAGGAGTGCGAGGAGGAGGtccggaagaagaagatggacctGAGGTCGGTGGAGACGCGGCTCGAGGAATGCAGGGATGAACATAGGAAGAAGGAGAGTGAACTGATTCTGAAGCGAGACGCACTTACCGAGTGTGACTCTCTGCTCAGGgacaaggaggaggagctgcGATATTTAATGCACGCAACTGATGAATGCTGCCGGGATTACGGttcgaagaaggaggaggtggagtTGCTGCGACAGGAATTGGActtgaaggagaagaaagtCGAGTCAGTGCAGAGTTTGCTCGAGGAAAATGCTCGTGAACTCGGCGCGAAAGTGGACAAGTTGGGTTCAGTCCAGGCAAAACTAGAAGAGGTTGCCAAAGCTCTTGAGTTGAAAAGTGGGGAATTGAATGCGGTCCAAGCATCTATCAAAGTCCGAAATCTTGAGCTTGCCTCGAAAAAGAGACAGCTAGAGTCCATCCAAATTGATATTGCAGAGAGTGCAGAGCAACTCCGTTTGAAAGAGCAAGAGTTAGCTTTCATTCAAACCTCAACTCTTGAATGCGCCAAGGCCCTCGAgtccaaaaataaacaatatgaTTTGATACAAGAATCCATTACTGAATGCTCTCAAGAGCTTGAGTCTAAAACAAGGCAGCTGGATTCCGTTCAGAAGAGAAGCAGGGAATGCGTCGCAGAGCTTGGacttaaagaaaagaaactttatAAGCTTGACGTGTCAATTGGAGAACACTCTCAGCtacttgaaatgaaaaagaaagaatgtaaTGAGCAATGTATGGAGCTGGAATTGTTGCGGCAACGGCTTGATTCAACTGAAAAATCAATTGAGAAGTGCTCCCCGGAAATGGATTTGAGAGAGAGGAGTAGTGGCCGTTCTGGGGTAATGGCGCAAAATTGGAAAGACCAATATGGACCTGTTCTGGCTTCATGTGTAAATCCTCAATCCACAATCGCTTTTGATGGAAAGAAAATGCAGATGTTCATATATCAACATTTTCACGAGCTCAATAGAGTGTGCCATAAGGTGCTGGAGATTATTAAAACATCAGCTAATGCTGCAAAGTTGGTCGTAGATGCCATGGAAGGGTTTTACCCCCAGAATTCAGGGAATGGAGATGAGTTATTAGATATTGGGGTGATTAGAAGGAGTTGTATCTTCCTGTTGGAGAATTTCATACGATCTTCAGTGGAGATTAAGCCTCAGCAGAGGGAAGCTGCAATGAAACTGGCTGTTGAATGGAAAGGGAAGCTGAAATTTTCCCTATCACAGGAGTATTCTTTGGAGGTCTGGgattttttgaagcttttagaGGCATATAAGCTAGCTTCTGCGTTCAACGCAAATGAAATTCATGATCTTCTCAATTATGTGTCACAGTTTCAAGTAGCACAGGAATTGCAACAGGTCCCTGGCTCTTCAGCCGTGCCGCCTG GTTCTTTTGGATATAGTCAACATTGGCTAAGAGAGACGGAGGAACCAGAAAATTTTGCTGTGAGCAATGCAGGTGATTCTTCTGTTGTTAATCCACCACTACCAACTGTCTCAGCTAGAAAAGATATGCAGCTTGTTCACACTGAGGTTTTGAATGAGAATGCTATGATATGCAAAGAAATCTCACATAAACTGCAAAACTCATCTGACCCTGCAAAACTTGTTCTGGATGTTTTTGCGGGGTCTTATACTCAATATTCAAACAGTAAGGATATGAATTTGGAGACAGACATTTTGAGGAGTCAAATTGTTCTATTAGAGCAGCTG CGCACCAGCTAG
- the LOC115734134 gene encoding trafficking protein particle complex subunit 6B, with amino-acid sequence MGREVSESCIDSLVTEMVFSFCNRFYADKSDLAARRIEAIGYQVGHQLSERYTMERPRFSDHLEAIKFICKDFWSEVFKKQIDNLKTNHRGTFVLQDNRFRWLSRMSVEPSLETGQEGENKATEAMSMHLYFPCGIIRGALSNLGIPCAVSADISNLPACSFVIRIKA; translated from the exons atggggcgGGAGGTTTCAGAAAGCTGCATAGACAGCCTCGTGACCGAAATggtgttttctttttgcaaTCGCTTCTACGCCGATAAGTCCGACCTCGCTGCCCGCAGGATCGAGGCCATCGGCTATCAGGTCGGTCATCAGCTCTCCGAAAG GTACACCATGGAGCGACCTCGTTTTAGTGACCATTTGGAAGCAATCAAGTTCATATGCAAGGACTTTTGGTCGGAAGTTTTCAAGAAACAGATTGACAATTTGAAGACTAATCATAGA GGTACATTTGTGCTGCAAGATAATCGCTTCCGTTGGCTTTCTCGCATGTCCGTCGAGCCATCACTTGAAACGGGTCAGGAGGGTGAGAACAAGGCAACAGAAGCAATGAGCATGCATCTCTATTTTCCTTGTGGAATCATAAGAGGGGCTCTTTCAAACTTGGGGATTCCTTGTGCTGTTTCAGCAGATATTTCCAATCTCCCTGCAT GCTCGTTCGTTATTCGCATAAAGGCGTGA
- the LOC115734135 gene encoding superoxide dismutase [Cu-Zn] 1 isoform X2: MLRFRCYGKSSESQGKMVKAVVVLKSSEGVCGTVYFTQEGDGPTTVTGSLSGLKPGLHGFHVHALGDTTNGCMSTGPHFNPCGKEHGAPEDENRHAGDLGNVNVGDDGTVSFTIIDKQIPLSGPNSVIGRAVVVHGDPDDLGKGGHELSKTTGNAGGRIACGVIGLQG; encoded by the exons ATGCTGCGATTCCGTTGCTACGGAAAGAGCTCCGA ATCACAAGGAAAGATGGTGAAGGCTGTTGTTGTTCTCAAGAGCAGTGAGGGTGTCTGCGGAACTGTCTACTTCactcaagaaggagatg GCCCAACCACAGTAACTGGAAGTCTGTCTGGCCTTAAGCCTGGACTTCATGGTTTCCATGTCCATGCTCTTGGAGATACCACAAATGGCTGTATGTCAACAG GACCACACTTTAATCCTTGTGGCAAAGAGCATGGAGCCCCTGAAGACGAGAACCGTCATGCTGGTGATTTGGGGAATGTGAATGTGGGTGATGATG GCACTGTTAGTTTCACAATCATCGATAAGCAG ATTCCTCTCAGTGGACCAAACTCAGTTATTGGAAGGGCTGTTGTTGTTCATGGAGACCCTGATGATCTTGGCAAGG GGGGGCATGAACTTAGCAAAACAACCGGGAATGCTGGTGGCAGAATTGCTTGCG GTGTTATTGGCCTTCAGGGATGA
- the LOC115734135 gene encoding superoxide dismutase [Cu-Zn] 1 isoform X1, whose translation MLRFRCYGKSSESQGKMVKAVVVLKSSEGVCGTVYFTQEGDGPTTVTGSLSGLKPGLHGFHVHALGDTTNGCMSTGPHFNPCGKEHGAPEDENRHAGDLGNVNVGDDGTVSFTIIDKQIPLSGPNSVIGRAVVVHGDPDDLGKGGHELSKTTGNAGGRIACVRPSFSSSLVGGQRDVS comes from the exons ATGCTGCGATTCCGTTGCTACGGAAAGAGCTCCGA ATCACAAGGAAAGATGGTGAAGGCTGTTGTTGTTCTCAAGAGCAGTGAGGGTGTCTGCGGAACTGTCTACTTCactcaagaaggagatg GCCCAACCACAGTAACTGGAAGTCTGTCTGGCCTTAAGCCTGGACTTCATGGTTTCCATGTCCATGCTCTTGGAGATACCACAAATGGCTGTATGTCAACAG GACCACACTTTAATCCTTGTGGCAAAGAGCATGGAGCCCCTGAAGACGAGAACCGTCATGCTGGTGATTTGGGGAATGTGAATGTGGGTGATGATG GCACTGTTAGTTTCACAATCATCGATAAGCAG ATTCCTCTCAGTGGACCAAACTCAGTTATTGGAAGGGCTGTTGTTGTTCATGGAGACCCTGATGATCTTGGCAAGG GGGGGCATGAACTTAGCAAAACAACCGGGAATGCTGGTGGCAGAATTGCTTGCG TTCGCCCTAGTTTTAGCAGCTCACTTGTAGGTGGGCAGAGGGATGTTAGCTGA
- the LOC115734135 gene encoding superoxide dismutase [Cu-Zn] 1 isoform X3, which produces MVKAVVVLKSSEGVCGTVYFTQEGDGPTTVTGSLSGLKPGLHGFHVHALGDTTNGCMSTGPHFNPCGKEHGAPEDENRHAGDLGNVNVGDDGTVSFTIIDKQIPLSGPNSVIGRAVVVHGDPDDLGKGGHELSKTTGNAGGRIACVRPSFSSSLVGGQRDVS; this is translated from the exons ATGGTGAAGGCTGTTGTTGTTCTCAAGAGCAGTGAGGGTGTCTGCGGAACTGTCTACTTCactcaagaaggagatg GCCCAACCACAGTAACTGGAAGTCTGTCTGGCCTTAAGCCTGGACTTCATGGTTTCCATGTCCATGCTCTTGGAGATACCACAAATGGCTGTATGTCAACAG GACCACACTTTAATCCTTGTGGCAAAGAGCATGGAGCCCCTGAAGACGAGAACCGTCATGCTGGTGATTTGGGGAATGTGAATGTGGGTGATGATG GCACTGTTAGTTTCACAATCATCGATAAGCAG ATTCCTCTCAGTGGACCAAACTCAGTTATTGGAAGGGCTGTTGTTGTTCATGGAGACCCTGATGATCTTGGCAAGG GGGGGCATGAACTTAGCAAAACAACCGGGAATGCTGGTGGCAGAATTGCTTGCG TTCGCCCTAGTTTTAGCAGCTCACTTGTAGGTGGGCAGAGGGATGTTAGCTGA